A region of the Bacteroidota bacterium genome:
AGATATTGATTTGCGTTTTCTTGAGCAATCAAAAAATATTATTTTAATTCGCGATCCCAAAAAAGTGTTGCATTCGTATGGTAAAGTTATTGAACAACCAACATTGGAAGATATCGGCATAAAACAAAGTTTCGAATTGTTTGAATACCTGCAAAAAGCACAATTGCATTGTTTAGTGGTTGATGCAGATACCATATTAAAAGACCCCGAGGCAGCTTTAAAAACCATTTGTGTTTCATGTGATATTCCTTTTTTACCGGCTATGTTAAGTTGGGCACCGGGGCCAAAAAAGGCAGATGGTGTTTGGGCGAAATACTGGTATGAAAATGTGCATGCCTCATCCGGTTTTCAGGAATATCAGGAAGAGGAAATACACTTATTGTCGAATTTACAAAAAGTATATGAAACGGCAGTTCCGTTTTACGAAAAATTAAAAAAACACGCCATCTGATATGCAGCAGCAATTTAATCCGAAAAACGAAAACATTTTTATCTGGGTAAAAGATAAATTATATCCGCGCAGCGAAGCAAAAATTTCTGTTTTTGATTCTGCGGTTCAGGGTGGTGATGCTGTTTGGGAAGGATTACGTGTATATAATGGAAATGTGTTTTGTTTATATGAACATCTTGAACGCCTGCAGGCAAGTGCACATGCTATGATGTTTCAGCAAATACCGGATAATGATTTTATTATACATGCTATTGAATCAACGTTAAAGGCAAACGATATGTTCGATGGTGCACATATTCGTTTAACATTAACACGTGGTGAAAAAATTACCTCAGGAATGGACCCGCGCTTAAATCAGTCTGGTTGTACATTAATTGTGCTGGCAGAATGGAAAGAACCGGTTTATACAAATGCAGTTACACTAATTACATCTTCTGTTCGTCGCAACAGTCCTGCCAATTTAGATTCAAAAATCCATCACAATAATTTAATCAATAATATTCTTGCAAAAATAGAAGCCAATGTCGCTGGTGCTGATGATGCTTTGATGCTTGACAATAATGGTTTTATATCGGAGACAAATGCCTGTAATATTTTTATGATTAAAAACGGAATGGTATTTACACCAAATGCCGATGCTTGTCTGCCCGGAATTACCAGAAAAACAGTAATTACCATCTGCAACCAAAATAATATCCCAATCCATTTAAAAAATATTTCGCTCACCGAAATGTATAATGCCGATCAGGTTTTTACAACAGGAACAATGGGTGAATTAACTGCCGTGAAAATGATTGACGGACGAACAATTGTGAATAGGAGTGGAGTTGATTTGATGCAAACCATTAACAATTTATTCAGCAAACTTACTCATGGAGTGTAAATTGTTTTTGCTCTATTTTGACTGTAACCATTTGATAACTACTTAATTCTGTTTTATTTATATGTATTGGTGATTGCGAATGATATCAAATTTTGGTATATTTGATAAAACCTTCCATATGAAATTAACAACTACCCCAAAACGCTTGACGGCCTATTCTACGATGGCTGCAGCAGTTTTAGCCATTCCAAAAGATGCCGATGCCCAAGTTATTTACACCGATATTAATCCTGATAAGGTGGTATTTACAACGGGACCTTTGGACTCTTTACATCTTGATGTAGATGGCGACTCAGTAACCGATTTTATTTTTAATGCATTTTATTTTTACTCTTCCTACACAGCTTCAGGAAATAATTACGACCATCTTGGTGTCCAGGGAGTTAATGGTGCAAGAATTGCCTATACCTTGCAATCGACAAATATTTATACCTTTTCGAATGCATTATTTACTAATCTAAGTGCAAAATTTGCACAAATATTACCTGCAAATACACCCATCAATAACACATTAAATTTTGCTAATAATGCTGAATTTTTTTACCAACAATGTTTCAATGCAATATATTCGAGTGCGCCTGATTATTGCTGGACTCAAGGTATGGGTATCGGCGTTGTAAAATATATTGGCTTCCGGTTAAAAAACGGCCCACTAAAATATTATGGCTGGATGCGGGTTTCAATCAGTAATACCACACCGTTTGTTCCAGTGCCAACTTCCATTAATATTTTAGATTATGCCATCAATTGGACACCAAATACGCCAATTCTTGCAGGTCAGGGTCTCATTTGTATTGTTACTGATCCATTAGGCACTGGAACTACCGCTGCACATTGGGCAAAAGTATATTGGGAGCCACAACCGGGATTATCCTATTACGAAGTAGCTTACCGGGAACCGGGTGGTGTTTGGGAATCTAAATTAGTAGCACCGGATAAAACGAGCACTAAAATAAACGGATTAAACTGCAGTACTGATTATGAATGGCAAATTCGTTGTGCCTGCGCCGACGGGTCGTTGTCTGAATATTCTGAATCACAGTTTTTTACAACAGCTTCGTGCAGACTTGAAAATGAAGCAGACGACGATTCAGATGAAGCAGTTTCTATTTATTCGAATGCAAATCGGGTATTTGTTTATTTTGATGAACCCTTAACAGAACCTGCTCAATTATTTATATATAACATGTTGGGGCAAATAATGTTAGCCACACCGGTTGAAAATCAGCAAAATATTTTCGAATTAAATTTACCTACGGGAATGTATACTGCAAATCTCGTTACCCCAACCGGTAACATTGGAAAAGTAATTGCAATTAATCAATAATAAATTGAATGAATCAAATAAATATGATTGGCAAAATCGTATTTATTTGATTTTTTGTATTGTTGAGTAGTAATAATTAATCGATATAATCATAATCCACCCGGATTAAAAATAATCCATGCGCAGGCGCGCTTAATGCAAATTTAAAACGCTCTTTATTGCTAATGCCTGAATCAAATTCGGCAATTGTCATTTTATGTTTGCCGATTTGAATCATTGCGCCAACAATTAACCGTACCATACCACGTAAAAATCGGTCGGCTGAGATGTAAAATACTTTATTATCCCCTTCATCCCGCCAATAACAATCTACAATATTTACGATAGTTGTTTTTGAACCCTGATTGCTTTTACAAAAAGATGGAAAGTCGTTATATTTTTTTAAAATGTCACACGCTTGTTGCATCAAATCAAAATCCAGGTCCCGAAAATGACGAAATACCATCAGGTCGGTTGCAAATGGATTTTTTTGAAAAGTGATGTGATATTCATACGCTCGTAATTTTGCGTCAAAACGGCTATGTGCTTTTTCGTGGACAGGAATACAACGTTTTATAGCAATCCGTGCAGGTAAAAACTGATTTAATCGTAAAGTGAATTTTTCCGGAATTTCTGAATTGGTATCAAAATGTAAATAAAATTGTGATGCATGAACCCCGGCATCGGTTCGACCGCAGCCAACGCAGTGGATGTCATCTCGCAAAATAGTGGATAACGCTTCATCAACCTTTTGTTGCACACTGATGCCATTAGGCTGCCATTGCCAGCCCACAAAATCGGTTCCCCGATAGGCAATTTCTAAAAAATACCGCACAGTGCAATATTAGGTAAATCTGCGATAATTGCCTGTGTAAATTTGTTTGCGGGTGCGTATCTTTGTCCAAACTTTAATTTATGTGGCAACGTATTCAAACCGTATTTCTTTGCATCGCCGCACTGGCAGCAGTTGGATTTTTATTTGCTCCAATCGCAATAGAAAATGATGTTGCTGTTTACGGAAAAACTAATGTAATCGCTTCAGCGATCGCCATTGGTATTGCTTTATTGAGCCTGTTTATTATTACCCAGTTTCAGGACAGGAAATTGCAAATGCGTTTCACGATGATAAATATCATTATTGCAT
Encoded here:
- the truA gene encoding tRNA pseudouridine(38-40) synthase TruA produces the protein MRYFLEIAYRGTDFVGWQWQPNGISVQQKVDEALSTILRDDIHCVGCGRTDAGVHASQFYLHFDTNSEIPEKFTLRLNQFLPARIAIKRCIPVHEKAHSRFDAKLRAYEYHITFQKNPFATDLMVFRHFRDLDFDLMQQACDILKKYNDFPSFCKSNQGSKTTIVNIVDCYWRDEGDNKVFYISADRFLRGMVRLIVGAMIQIGKHKMTIAEFDSGISNKERFKFALSAPAHGLFLIRVDYDYID
- a CDS encoding T9SS type A sorting domain-containing protein, whose protein sequence is MKLTTTPKRLTAYSTMAAAVLAIPKDADAQVIYTDINPDKVVFTTGPLDSLHLDVDGDSVTDFIFNAFYFYSSYTASGNNYDHLGVQGVNGARIAYTLQSTNIYTFSNALFTNLSAKFAQILPANTPINNTLNFANNAEFFYQQCFNAIYSSAPDYCWTQGMGIGVVKYIGFRLKNGPLKYYGWMRVSISNTTPFVPVPTSINILDYAINWTPNTPILAGQGLICIVTDPLGTGTTAAHWAKVYWEPQPGLSYYEVAYREPGGVWESKLVAPDKTSTKINGLNCSTDYEWQIRCACADGSLSEYSESQFFTTASCRLENEADDDSDEAVSIYSNANRVFVYFDEPLTEPAQLFIYNMLGQIMLATPVENQQNIFELNLPTGMYTANLVTPTGNIGKVIAINQ
- a CDS encoding aminotransferase class IV, with the translated sequence MQQQFNPKNENIFIWVKDKLYPRSEAKISVFDSAVQGGDAVWEGLRVYNGNVFCLYEHLERLQASAHAMMFQQIPDNDFIIHAIESTLKANDMFDGAHIRLTLTRGEKITSGMDPRLNQSGCTLIVLAEWKEPVYTNAVTLITSSVRRNSPANLDSKIHHNNLINNILAKIEANVAGADDALMLDNNGFISETNACNIFMIKNGMVFTPNADACLPGITRKTVITICNQNNIPIHLKNISLTEMYNADQVFTTGTMGELTAVKMIDGRTIVNRSGVDLMQTINNLFSKLTHGV
- a CDS encoding DUF4293 domain-containing protein, whose protein sequence is MWQRIQTVFLCIAALAAVGFLFAPIAIENDVAVYGKTNVIASAIAIGIALLSLFIITQFQDRKLQMRFTMINIIIAFVLAIVAAIGAMGNSATPRYEFAIGIPVLIIIALLLAYRNIKKDEDLVKSMDRFR